AGGGGGTCTATGTTGATAAGATTTTTTGGAGTTTTCTATATTACTTCTGGTTCGCGAGTTGGCTGGAACTTCATAAATCACGAGGTAAACGAGGAGGGATGAATCATCAGCAGAGGAGCACGCTTTTCAGCTCTAAGGGTGACCAGATTATCAAAACCGGTGGATATGAACAGAAAGAAGCGTCCAATGAGTAATCTGGGAAAAGAATACTTGTCGTTGATAATCGGTCAAGAAATTGAGCAGTAAATCTGAGTAAAATTAAAAGCTGAAGACTGGAGCACAGTAGTGGTACTAAATTACCATCATTCAATCTCTAGTTCTATTCTTCTAACTGCAATAAGCCTGCCACCAGTCCGGCGTCTGGGATGGGGATCCGTTTATTCGCTGTCTTCCTCTCTCTCAGTCGAGGCTCGGGAGGATTCAGAAGAGTTGTGAGTAGCTGAGAATGGATCAGTTGCTGCTAATTACCGTACCTCATCCGACATCACTCCTGTACTAGTAATATTTAGCGTAAAATTAGTGGCAATTGTATAAACGTAATTTAGTTAACTCATACAATTAAATTAAAGTAGAAATCATTATTGTATCAAAAGTCGTGAGAATTATTATCAATTCCACTAAATTGGACAAAAATCAACTTCAGTGATATGCTAAGAAGCATTTAATGCTTGGATGGACGTTCACAAAATTACTTCCACAAAACTTGAATTGCGATTTGCAAAACTTGTGGGTTGCCCAGAACAACCCACCCTAATTTGCAAAGTTGGAATTGCGATTTTAATATGATTTCTTGTTGACAACTCACCAATGGGTTAAGTACCATTTGAGAATTGACAGAGCTCCCTTGCCACATTCATTAAATTTGGATTATAAAATGCATATTCCAATAATCTTCCATAGGCTACCAATGCCTgtcttcttcttgttttttttttttttttggtgggggtGGGGGTTTTTGAGTGATTTGTAGCTATAAATCTCAGGCATTTCAAAAGTTACAGTTTGCAAAACTCACGTCCAATTTACCTTTCGGAACCCAAAATGATACAGGAATTCATGGAATAGCAAATTCCGTAAGGTACCCAAAATGATATACCAAATGGAAGCCACGGCACCAAGAAGAGTCCTTGACCAAAGACATAATcattcttgaaaagaaaagcaCAATACTCTCCCTGCCTCTCCTCCCTCATGGGTCTGGGTCACTACTCGCAAGCCACAAAATATCCGTAAAAATAGCAAATTCCCCGCCCCCCGCCCGCCGCATCCCCCACTAAAGAAGAGCCCATTTGCACTTGCAGTTTTATAGTTTCACCTCATTCATCATGCCAAAAAACAAGGGCAAAGGTGGCAAGAACAGGAAGAGAGGAAAGAATGAGGCGGACGACGAGAAGCGAGAGCTGGTTTTCAAAGAAGACGGCCAAGAGTATGCCCAGGTTTTGCGCATGTTAGGTAATGGCCGCTGTGAAGCCATGTGCATTGACCAGAACAAGAGACTTTGTCACATTAGAGGGAAAATGCACAAGAAGGTCTGGATCACCACCGGCGACATTATCCTCGTTGGCCTCCGGGACTATCAGGACGACAAGGCTGATGTCATCCTCAAGTACATGCCCGATGAAGCCAGGCTCTTGAAGACTTATGGTGAGCTGCCGGATAACGTCAGACTCAATGAGGGGATTGCTGGAGAGATGGATGATCATGATGATGGCCATGGTGATAGCTATCTTGAGTTCGGGGATGACGACATTGATCAGATTTAACTCTAAGGCCAACGATAGTGATAAAGCCTAGACCAGAGCTTTTCTTTCATCCTGAACCATTTTTGCTATTTTCAATGCCAAACTCGTTTGTTTTAAGCTCGTTTCTGCGCATATTCAGACCTGTTTCAGCATTAGGAGGAAATGCACGTACTCGGAGCCTGCATCACAATGTCCCACACTCAGTTTGCCTTTCTGCTCAAAAAATATTAACCGTATACCAACAACAGCTACCAAGATTTCTGAGATGTGAGAAATTGATATTACGCTACGCCAATGTGGCTGATGAAACGATCTCTTCACTAAAATAGCAAAAGCGAAAAATGGAGTTTTAACATCACACACCGTCTTGAATCTGTTCATTTGCTTGATCATCTCTCTCATTTCTCTTTTAAAGTGATCGTCTGTGATTTTTGTATGCAATGAAATATGTAACGACAAGCTATGCAACACACCAATTTCACAAATAAACAGCAGGTGAAAGAATGTGGAATCTTCAAGAAATGCAACCCAGTAACTTTAATTCATTGCAATAGTAAGAGCACCGTCTTTGCTGGTCATCCAAGGAGCTTCACCACTACTGCTGTTGAGTCTGGTTGCTTGGAGCGTGACACGTAAGCCTCTTCAATCATACCATCATCTGCTTAACTAGGGTGTACAATTTGGCAAAAATGAAAGCCTACAAAACCAGTTTCATAGGAAGTAGTCCGGTGGGGGTTTTCTTGCAGGAGCTCCTCTAGCTTCCTGCATTTTGCCATTATTATTCAATGCATGAGACAGAAGTGAAAAAGAAAGGAGGTAATAACACAGACAAAACACCAGCCTCATAGATGCATTAATTAGCACCGACCTGTGGAGCTGCTTCAAAAACACGGAACTCCTTGTTAAGATTCTCATCCAGTTCAAGAATTGCAGCTACATTCCCACATCTGTAACTCATCTGTGTAAATAGAAAAATCGAGTCCAAGCAACTGAACTCAAGAATGCATAGTTACCCATGTTACCTGTAACAGTAATTTGGAGCCGACCACACGGTAACTATCTGATTGTTGAACATCCACTTGTAACCTTCCATTACTAACTGATGTGCGCGGCAGATATAGTCGATGTTATTTGAATGGTTGAATGAAGTGACAACACTGCCACCAAACAGGAAACCAGCACCACGAGGACTCAAACCCCAGCCATCGACAATGTCTTCTGGGTCAGACCAAAGGAGGTCACACATAGCACCATCATGAGGTACCTCTTGTTTCCTATCAATTGTCCTTATCTGACAAGTAGGTAGAACCACAGTGTGAACAACACACACTCCAGCCACATTTAGAAGCTAATAATTCAGGATGAAATTTAAAACCTGATCTAATGTGGAAATTGCTGGGGAGAGACCTCCGTGGACAGAAAATATCTTGTTCTCGATGAGAGCCGACAGGCTGCGAAAAATTGTCACCAAAATTCAGAGCGCAAAATTTCATGCAAATCAAATCAATGGTATCGAGTGAATTTACAAGTAGCTAAAATTCTGATCACAAGAAATCTACTGTGTCGTCAAGTTTTATTACAAGGATGTCTCTTAATGTTTGGAATTACACAGTCTTCTTCTGGGAAGCCTTCTGAAAATATCAGGTCTTTCACAGAATCAGAATATCCATACAGCGAGCCCCCAATCTATAATCTTTGAAAAGATAATTTGAAAAAGGTACTGTGAGATACAAGAAAATCAGTTGATAATGCCAGCAAGTTGTAATGATGTTAGTATTAGTTCACGAGGCTTGTTTAACATGTTATGATGTTATCTAACCCAAAAAGAGAGATCCATGTAATTTTCAAAACCTGCAGGGAGATTGGACCTCAAGACAAGTCAGTGAGATTTAACCAGATTATTTGAGCCATCAGATGTCATTCTCCTGAGAAGAGCAAACAACTAGTTCAACAGACAATATTTTTCCAAGCATTTCTCAGGAAAAGCAGGATGTCACAATAAATCAGAGTGATCCTTAAAGAAAACCCTAGCTAGTTGTAGGGGCAAGTCAAGCAGTTCCGATGTCTTGGATGATTAAGGATCAGGATACAGGAATTGTTAGGTAAACACTTCTTGCAACTAGGCCGCTAAAAATCTATGAACAATTTTGTCAAGCAACAACTAGGAAGTAGCAAACctcaagtaatcaaatatatcAGTGCAGTATCTCCAAACATTGACAGAACCATATTTGCGCAGGCACTCATCATAGAATCCATAAACCTGGGTTTAAAAACAaggtaaaataaaaaactacAACATAAACATGAAAAGTACAATTACATCTATGAATTTGAATACCATAAATCAAGATGAACTGACCTGTGTAATCTGCCGGCTCTCATGGTTCCCCCTTATTAGCGTTATTCGATCTGGATATCTTACCTGACATTTTCCCAACCACTAGTTGAAGAAACAGGTATACTAACGGATAAATGACTACGCAAAAATCTATAGACATAGGGAAAGAAGCAAGCATAATGACTTGAAGTACAAAAAATCTATAGGAGGAGAAATGAAACCATCTTGGAAACATGCCCATAATTGCAATATACAGTGTTAGAGATCCAAGTGATTAGGTTGCTACCACCCACTCTAAAGGAAAGATAAATATATGAACTTTCAACTTAAAACCATTTAAAGGCATGATAAATCGCAACCAAGTAAACTAGTAGATTGTCGATAGACTGTTACCTTAATGATGAAAGGTagataaagggaaaaaaaattctaagCTAATGAAATTCTAATGCCAGCTCCTCCCTCCCCAGAAAGCAAATCCTAGCCTGAAGGAGAGATGGTTAGGCACCATAGACATGTATACAATAATCTAAAGGGAATTTCATCACCTTTAAAGCTAGGAGTAGAAGAAATGTTTCAACTGAGTAAAACCCTCTATCAACAAAGTCACCAAGAAACAAGTAATTTGTTTTTGGGCAATCACCTCCCACTCTAAACAGCTCCTTCATGTCATAAAACTGCCCGTGAATATCACCACATATCTGCATTTGCCAAGGAAAGAATCATTAGTTAAAATTGCTATAATTAAAAGGACTTTCCACAGTACAAGACTAACAACTACTCAGCAAGACGTTAAAGAATGGCAAATGAATTCAATGATGGGCATCATCTTCCAAGTACATCAAGTAGTCTATGGGAGAGGAACAATAAAAAAGGGTCATAAAAGCACTCAACCACTGAATAAAGCTTCAAAGAAAGTTGACCTGGTTCAGAATTTCAATTCCACTATGCATTAATTTCACTCCATAGGCAAAGTGCCATAAATTAAAGATTAGGGTGTGAAGCAAAAACAGCCTTCCCCTAATTACATTTTAATGGAACTAGATTAAAGCATAGTTACCTTCTATTCATTTGATTTATGTAAGAGGATAATTCCACGTCTACAGAGTGGTTGACAGAACTGTTTGAAAACGAAGCAACCAATATTCAGAACATGAGGGGAAAAAACATAAAAGGGTCTAATGTCACTGAAGTATTTACTAGTATTTTCATCCAACTTTGTCAATGCGCGACACTCAGAAAGGCTACATCAAGGCAAATATGCATTGACAAGTGAAGCTTCACTGGCATGTCTAGTTAAAAGTCTTTCCAGGCAGCAAGGCTAGAGCTTCATTTTTCCAACCTTGACAACTCTTTCTGTTGTTCTTCAGAAGTCCCTTTCATAACATTTCTCACAGTCAAAACCCAAAGTGTGGTTGATCAAACAGGGTGTCCCTTTTTAGCATGACTGTTTATTTGATTGGTTTCCTAGAAATGCCTCATACTTAGTCCTGATTTGACCTTTTGTTGTAGCTTTACAAAACTTCTTGTTGCAAACAATCTTCTAATGATTGGCATAGAGAATAGAGAGAACAAAGGAAAGAGGAGGACAAGAAGCGAGATGGGGATGTCATTATTTACTCTCAAATTTGTTAAGGGACCCATTCCCCCCAAACCCTTTTGGGTTTTGGCGAGTGATTGAGCTACGCACATAGTGGTCTACCGAACACAATCTGTGGTACGAAACAATTCTGATACCCACTGAGGAGTGAAAAACCCACCAACAAAAGGGGCTGGCTTTCTGTGAGTCtgaaagaaaaatgtgattgaTCGAGCAAGTTGTCCCTTTTTAGCATCACTTACTCCTTCATTGGTTTCCTAGCAATGCCTTGTACTTAGTCTTAGCCTGACCTTATGTTGTAGCTTTACATAACTTCTTGTTGCAAACAATCTTTTCAGAGGAAGTCATTGGCCAAAGTACATACAAATCAAATTTCAACAAAAGAGACTTGGAAAGAACAGTTTAAATGAATGAACAACTCCTATGCCCCATATTGGCATGCTAAAAGCTATCCTATAGTAATCCTTGGCCAATAACTTCAGGATATCTCCTTCATTTGACACATCCAATTAAAAATTGAATCAACTTTCTGTAAAGCAGTTTCCAACATCCTTCCCGGATGATGTTATTTCATTATACATGCTTTCaatgtctataagttctcatTTTCCAACGGCCTATGGGTCTTGTCTGCCCTACAAACAGTTTTAGAGGCAAGTGGAATCCACAATGACCAGGAAATGACTACAATGTCAACAATAAGACGGCATCTATAGATATATGTGATAGACATCTTCAAGATCTACCAAATCTAAGATGGAAAAAGATCCACATAGAATCAAAGCCTAATTACTTAATGAGCCCTAGAACGCTCAGTTAAACTAACTGCAAAAAGGAAATAGTTACACTATTCTCTGAAAGGAAATAATGCATAAGAGGCAAAACAAGGAAACTACAATGTAACCTTATTGTCTTTTTGAGTTTATTCGATTACAAAATGTCCACTCTTTCCATCTAAGTAGTAAAGAAACTTTGACAATACTTTCTCCTTTAAGAACCTCAACCTTAATTGCTTTTACAGAAACACCAATGCCTCAATGAAAACAAGCCCTTCTTTGCTTTGACCTATTAattgtttttttatttctttatgaGAAGCGAACCTGTTTCCGAAGCACCGATTTTACAATAGCCAGAATACTTGTACATTAAacatcaaaatttgaaattctaaaCCAGATTGCACCCAAACTACCATGTAAGTGACAAAAACCAAATTTCATCACTCAGCTGCCATAAATTGTACAGGACTGGAGTGTTCGGTATCAATCCAAAACCGTTAATTACACTATCATATTACCAAACAACTACGGAATCTATTGGCTTAGGGGCCTCATATTGTCCAAcgtaaaaggaaaaagaaacaaaaacacgACACATTTCTCAGGAGCTCCCAACccaatcatcaattgaaatatAGGGAACCAGAATAGTTAAACTGCTGAGAACAACTTCCGTAATAGGATAATAGCAGCAATTAAAAAGCGCAGCAAGATAATTATTTGAGTCAGGGTTCTGGGACTCACGGTGACAGGGGCGTCTACTCTTTGAACATTGCTCTCTTCAACAAGAATTTCCATAGCCTTGAGACAAAGAGCTTTGACCTCCGACTCTTTAAGGGGTTCGCATCTCTTGAGCTGCTCTATTTGTCTGTCTAGGTCTGACATCTTCACTCCCTCGACGAATCCGGAATCGATTCGGGGGCTGGGCAGGCTCCCCTTCTTATATTCTTCCCCAAAAAAGTTTCCTCTCAGTCGTGAAGGAAAAGGGGCAGAGCAGAGAGCAGTGAGTCACCGGTGAGTCAAGCCAGTGAGTCGGTGAGTCACTCCCCACCCTGCATCTGCGAGTGGAGGTGGGGAATAGTTCGTTGTTTCTGGCCTCAGCTGGGGTTCAgttattttttcctttcttgtggtctctctctctctctctctcgtctTCCGTTTTCTTTCTGAGTTTGTCTCAGGATTTGGGCTTGGGGGCTTAGAGGCATTCGCGATTCGCGCTGTTGCCCGCTTTTCTTTTGGTCTCTAATTTCGTTTACGTCGCATTTTTTCTGTCCTCTTTTCAACTCTTCTTTTCTTAAGCACCAAACAAAAAATTAGCTAAACACGCCGGTCAAGCT
Above is a genomic segment from Coffea eugenioides isolate CCC68of chromosome 5, Ceug_1.0, whole genome shotgun sequence containing:
- the LOC113770051 gene encoding serine/threonine-protein phosphatase PP-X isozyme 2 isoform X1 is translated as MSDLDRQIEQLKRCEPLKESEVKALCLKAMEILVEESNVQRVDAPVTICGDIHGQFYDMKELFRVGGDCPKTNYLFLGDFVDRGFYSVETFLLLLALKVRYPDRITLIRGNHESRQITQVYGFYDECLRKYGSVNVWRYCTDIFDYLSLSALIENKIFSVHGGLSPAISTLDQIRTIDRKQEVPHDGAMCDLLWSDPEDIVDGWGLSPRGAGFLFGGSVVTSFNHSNNIDYICRAHQLVMEGYKWMFNNQIVTVWSAPNYCYRCGNVAAILELDENLNKEFRVFEAAPQEARGAPARKPPPDYFL
- the LOC113770053 gene encoding eukaryotic translation initiation factor 1A-like, translating into MPKNKGKGGKNRKRGKNEADDEKRELVFKEDGQEYAQVLRMLGNGRCEAMCIDQNKRLCHIRGKMHKKVWITTGDIILVGLRDYQDDKADVILKYMPDEARLLKTYGELPDNVRLNEGIAGEMDDHDDGHGDSYLEFGDDDIDQI
- the LOC113770051 gene encoding serine/threonine-protein phosphatase PP-X isozyme 2 isoform X2 produces the protein MSDLDRQIEQLKRCEPLKESEVKALCLKAMEILVEESNVQRVDAPVTICGDIHGQFYDMKELFRVGGDCPKTNYLFLGDFVDRGFYSVETFLLLLALKVRYPDRITLIRGNHESRQITQVYGFYDECLRKYGSVNVWRYCTDIFDYLRRMTSDGSNNLVKSH